One part of the Segnochrobactrum spirostomi genome encodes these proteins:
- a CDS encoding LysR family transcriptional regulator, which produces MIDKLDFLLALAQERHFGRAADLCGVTQPTLSAGIRALENDLGVLLVNRGSRFIGFTAEGERVLEWARRIVGDARAMRQEVHALRHGLAGHLRIACVPTALSLLPALTTPYRTRHPAVRITILSRTSADILGMLDNLEIDAGVTYVDNEPVGKVRVLPLYREHYRLITAANGPFSDRDSVGWADLGDAPLCLLTPDMQNRRIVERMLRQAGIEPRPQLESNSIMVLVAHIRTGQWCAILPERLAETVGSGGELKTVAVTGPAMVPTIGLVVPSREPMLPLTAALVGEARRIAEDGAA; this is translated from the coding sequence ATGATCGACAAGCTCGATTTCCTGCTCGCGCTCGCCCAGGAGCGGCATTTCGGGCGGGCGGCGGACCTGTGCGGCGTCACCCAGCCGACGCTCTCGGCAGGCATCCGGGCGCTCGAGAACGATCTCGGCGTGCTTCTGGTCAACCGCGGCAGCCGCTTCATCGGTTTCACCGCGGAGGGCGAGCGGGTGCTCGAATGGGCGCGGCGGATCGTCGGTGATGCGCGCGCGATGCGCCAGGAGGTCCATGCCCTGCGGCACGGCCTCGCCGGCCATCTCCGTATCGCCTGCGTGCCGACGGCGCTCTCGCTGTTGCCGGCCCTGACCACGCCCTATCGCACGCGCCACCCGGCCGTGCGCATCACCATCCTGTCGCGCACCTCGGCCGACATTCTCGGCATGCTCGACAATCTGGAGATCGACGCCGGGGTCACATACGTTGACAACGAGCCGGTCGGAAAGGTGCGGGTGCTGCCGCTCTACCGCGAGCATTACCGACTGATCACGGCGGCGAACGGCCCGTTCTCGGACCGCGACAGCGTCGGTTGGGCTGATCTCGGCGACGCGCCGCTCTGCCTTCTCACCCCCGACATGCAGAACCGCCGCATCGTCGAGCGGATGCTCCGTCAGGCCGGCATCGAGCCGCGGCCGCAGCTCGAATCGAACTCCATCATGGTGCTCGTCGCCCACATCCGGACTGGGCAATGGTGCGCCATTCTGCCCGAGCGGCTCGCCGAAACGGTCGGAAGCGGCGGCGAACTCAAGACGGTCGCCGTGACCGGGCCGGCCATGGTGCCGACCATCGGCCTCGTGGTGCCGAGCCGCGAGCCGATGCTGCCGCTCACCGCCGCCCTGGTCGGCGAGGCGCGGCGCATCGCGGAAGACGGCGCCGCCTGA
- a CDS encoding type II toxin-antitoxin system Phd/YefM family antitoxin, whose amino-acid sequence MSHVTFTDLRANMAKHFDQVEADRKELVVVRQNHEPVAILPLAELEGLRETLHLLSTPANAEHLRAAIAELDQGAGEGRALIEP is encoded by the coding sequence ATGAGCCACGTCACCTTCACGGATCTGCGCGCCAACATGGCGAAGCACTTCGATCAGGTCGAGGCCGATCGGAAGGAGCTCGTCGTCGTCCGGCAGAACCACGAGCCGGTCGCCATTCTCCCCCTCGCCGAGCTCGAAGGGTTGCGCGAGACGCTCCACCTCCTCAGCACGCCCGCCAATGCCGAACACCTGCGCGCTGCGATCGCGGAACTCGACCAGGGCGCCGGCGAGGGTCGCGCGCTGATCGAGCCGTGA
- a CDS encoding Txe/YoeB family addiction module toxin, whose product MKLVFSSAAWRDYLEWQANPTVLARINLLIREAMRTPHTGAGKPEPLRGNLQGWWSRRITQEHRLVYRVRGAGDDQALEIASCRFHYDR is encoded by the coding sequence GTGAAGCTCGTCTTCTCGAGCGCGGCCTGGCGCGATTATCTCGAATGGCAGGCGAACCCGACGGTTCTCGCCCGCATCAACCTGCTGATCCGCGAGGCGATGCGCACGCCCCACACCGGCGCCGGTAAGCCGGAGCCCCTGCGCGGCAATCTGCAAGGCTGGTGGTCACGCCGGATCACCCAGGAGCACCGCCTCGTCTACCGCGTGCGCGGCGCGGGCGACGACCAAGCCCTCGAAATCGCGAGCTGCCGCTTCCACTATGATCGGTGA
- a CDS encoding type II toxin-antitoxin system RatA family toxin, protein MPMFETARRVKHSAMDMFALVADVEKYPRFVPLCQSLIVRGRRAMPDGREILVADMTVAYKVFRETFTSQVTLDLAKLQIDVTYLDGPFRHLENRWTFADAGERLCDISFFISYEFKSRALAALMGAVFEQAFRRFADAFEARANEVYGTTPA, encoded by the coding sequence ATGCCGATGTTCGAGACCGCGCGGCGGGTCAAGCATTCCGCCATGGATATGTTCGCGCTCGTGGCGGACGTCGAGAAATATCCGCGCTTCGTGCCGCTCTGCCAGTCGCTGATCGTGCGTGGCCGCCGCGCGATGCCGGACGGCCGCGAAATCCTCGTCGCCGACATGACGGTCGCCTACAAGGTCTTTCGCGAGACCTTCACCTCCCAGGTCACGCTCGATCTCGCCAAGCTCCAGATCGACGTGACCTATCTCGACGGTCCGTTCCGCCATTTGGAGAACCGCTGGACCTTCGCGGATGCCGGCGAACGGCTCTGCGACATCTCGTTCTTCATTTCCTACGAGTTCAAGAGCCGCGCGCTCGCCGCCTTGATGGGCGCCGTGTTCGAACAGGCCTTCCGCCGCTTCGCCGACGCCTTCGAAGCCCGCGCCAACGAGGTCTACGGCACCACGCCGGCGTGA
- the lipA gene encoding lipoyl synthase gives MVTVLDTTNARPRHPEKAHRPDQPVLRKPEWIRVRAPGSPVYRETQDIVRENGLVTVCEEAGCPNIGECWSKRHATFMIMGDTCTRACAFCNVRTGMPEALDADEPAKVAEAVAKLGLSHVVITSVDRDDLADGGADHFARVIRAIRAAAPKTTIEILTPDFLRKDGALEVVVAAKPDVFNHNLETVPSKYLKVRPGARYFHSIRLLQRVKELDPTIFTKSGIMVGLGEERNEVLQLMDDLRSADVDFITIGQYLQPSRKHHPVIRFVTPDEFAGFETVAYAKGFLMVSSSPLTRSSHHAGEDFERLKAARLSKIGG, from the coding sequence ATGGTCACGGTGCTCGACACGACCAACGCGCGTCCGCGTCATCCCGAGAAGGCGCATCGACCGGACCAGCCGGTGCTGCGCAAGCCGGAATGGATCCGCGTGCGGGCGCCGGGCTCGCCGGTCTACCGCGAAACCCAGGACATCGTGCGCGAGAACGGCCTCGTCACCGTGTGCGAGGAAGCGGGCTGCCCGAACATCGGCGAATGCTGGTCGAAGCGGCACGCCACCTTCATGATCATGGGCGACACCTGCACCCGCGCGTGCGCCTTCTGCAACGTGCGCACCGGCATGCCGGAAGCGCTCGACGCCGACGAGCCGGCCAAGGTCGCCGAGGCGGTCGCCAAGCTCGGGCTCAGCCACGTCGTCATCACCTCGGTCGACCGCGACGATCTCGCCGACGGCGGCGCCGATCATTTCGCCCGGGTGATCCGCGCCATCCGCGCCGCCGCTCCGAAGACCACGATCGAGATCCTGACGCCGGACTTCCTACGCAAGGACGGCGCGCTCGAAGTGGTGGTCGCGGCGAAGCCGGACGTGTTCAACCACAATCTCGAGACGGTGCCTTCGAAATATCTGAAGGTCCGGCCGGGCGCCCGCTATTTCCACTCGATCCGCCTGCTGCAGCGGGTCAAGGAGCTCGATCCGACCATCTTCACCAAGTCCGGCATCATGGTCGGCCTCGGCGAGGAGCGGAACGAAGTCCTCCAGCTCATGGACGATCTGCGCTCGGCCGACGTCGATTTCATCACCATCGGCCAATATCTCCAGCCGAGCCGGAAGCACCATCCGGTGATCCGCTTCGTGACGCCCGACGAGTTCGCCGGCTTCGAGACGGTCGCCTATGCGAAGGGCTTCCTGATGGTGTCGTCGAGCCCGCTGACGCGCTCCTCGCATCATGCGGGCGAGGACTTCGAGCGGCTCAAGGCGGCCCGTCTCTCCAAGATCGGCGGCTGA
- a CDS encoding GlsB/YeaQ/YmgE family stress response membrane protein produces the protein MNGVGFFSAIIIGIFAGWVAERAFNRRHGLLKNLVVGLIGSFLGGFLARTLNIQVMPGFGGSLVVSIVGALVLLFLLGLFSRRD, from the coding sequence ATGAACGGCGTCGGGTTCTTCAGTGCGATCATCATCGGCATCTTCGCCGGCTGGGTGGCGGAGCGGGCCTTCAACCGCCGCCACGGCCTCCTCAAGAACCTCGTCGTCGGCCTGATCGGCTCGTTCCTCGGCGGCTTCCTCGCGCGCACCTTGAACATCCAGGTGATGCCGGGCTTCGGCGGCAGCCTCGTCGTCTCGATCGTCGGCGCGCTCGTGCTCCTGTTCCTGCTCGGCCTGTTCTCGCGGCGGGACTGA
- a CDS encoding LysR family transcriptional regulator: MASLPDWTLYRTFLAVLEEGSLSGAARALGLAQPTIGRHVDALEAALGLSLFVRAPHGLSPTDAALALRPHAEAMRATAAAMVRTASGVADAVAGTVRVSASEMIGAEVLPPIVAELLAAHPGLAIELVLNNRTDDLLRREADIAVRMVAPTQDALVARKLGVIPLGFHAHRDYLARRGVPTSLADFPSHSLIGFDRETVFVRGLAAAGLFVDRDGFALRTDSDLAHFAAIRAGCGIGMCQIALAARHPALVRVLPEVSFPMPTWLVMHEDLRRVRRFRVVFDALAEGLSAHVAAAERTGA, translated from the coding sequence ATGGCGTCGTTGCCGGACTGGACCCTCTACCGAACGTTCCTCGCGGTCCTCGAAGAGGGCTCGCTGTCGGGGGCGGCGCGGGCGCTCGGCCTGGCGCAGCCGACGATCGGCCGCCACGTCGATGCGCTGGAGGCGGCACTCGGGCTCTCCCTGTTCGTGCGCGCTCCGCACGGGCTTTCGCCGACGGATGCCGCGCTCGCGCTCCGGCCTCATGCCGAGGCGATGCGCGCGACGGCGGCGGCCATGGTCCGCACCGCATCCGGCGTCGCCGATGCCGTCGCCGGTACGGTCCGCGTCAGCGCGAGCGAGATGATCGGGGCGGAAGTCCTGCCGCCGATCGTCGCGGAACTCCTCGCCGCGCACCCCGGGCTCGCGATCGAACTCGTACTCAACAACCGCACGGACGACCTGCTGCGCCGGGAGGCGGACATCGCCGTGCGCATGGTCGCGCCGACCCAGGACGCCTTGGTCGCCCGCAAGCTCGGCGTCATTCCGCTCGGCTTCCATGCCCACCGCGATTATCTGGCGCGCCGGGGCGTGCCGACCTCGCTGGCCGACTTCCCGAGCCACAGCCTGATCGGCTTCGACCGCGAGACCGTCTTTGTGCGCGGGCTCGCCGCGGCGGGCCTGTTCGTCGACCGCGACGGGTTCGCCCTCCGCACGGACAGCGACCTCGCCCACTTCGCGGCGATCCGGGCCGGGTGCGGCATCGGCATGTGCCAGATCGCGCTTGCCGCGCGCCATCCCGCGCTGGTCCGTGTGCTGCCGGAGGTGTCGTTCCCGATGCCCACCTGGCTCGTCATGCACGAGGATTTGCGACGGGTCCGCCGCTTCCGCGTCGTGTTTGATGCGCTCGCCGAGGGTCTATCCGCCCATGTGGCCGCGGCGGAGCGAACCGGCGCTTGA
- a CDS encoding NAD(P)H-binding protein translates to MTTDANTKGAATGTALVLGATGGIGGEMAATLVARGWQVRALHRDPAKAGRRNGIEWRTGDAMRPADVIAAAEDATLIVHAVNPPGYRRWAELVLPMLDSSLAAARSSGARILLPGTIYNYGPDAFPLLTPEAPQNALTRKGRIRVEMERRMAAAAADGVRALVVRAGDYFGPRARNNWFGQMVKPGRPVTAIAYPGRPGIGHAWAYLPDLAETMMRIVEREAELAPFEVFHFGGHWDEDGRHMTDAIRRAVGRPDLPVRGFPWPIVRLAAPFVTTFREVLEMRYLWRERVQLDNRKLLAFLGTEPHTPIEQAVRTTLIGLGCLAPKAGGASGVRTLE, encoded by the coding sequence ATGACAACGGATGCGAACACGAAGGGCGCTGCGACCGGCACCGCCTTGGTGCTCGGTGCCACGGGCGGGATCGGCGGCGAAATGGCGGCGACTCTCGTCGCCCGCGGCTGGCAGGTGCGCGCCCTCCACCGCGATCCGGCGAAGGCCGGCCGGCGCAACGGCATCGAGTGGAGGACCGGCGACGCCATGCGTCCGGCAGACGTCATAGCAGCGGCGGAGGACGCAACCCTGATCGTCCACGCCGTCAATCCGCCGGGCTATCGGCGCTGGGCGGAACTCGTCCTGCCGATGCTCGACAGCAGCCTCGCCGCCGCCCGGTCCTCCGGCGCACGGATCCTGCTGCCCGGCACCATCTACAATTACGGCCCGGACGCCTTTCCCCTGCTGACACCGGAGGCGCCGCAGAACGCGCTGACCCGCAAAGGCCGCATCCGGGTCGAGATGGAACGGCGCATGGCGGCAGCAGCCGCAGACGGCGTGCGCGCGCTCGTCGTGCGTGCCGGGGACTATTTCGGCCCCCGCGCCCGCAACAATTGGTTCGGCCAGATGGTGAAGCCCGGTCGCCCCGTCACCGCGATCGCCTATCCCGGGCGCCCGGGGATCGGCCACGCCTGGGCCTACCTGCCGGACCTCGCCGAGACGATGATGCGGATCGTCGAGCGCGAGGCGGAGCTCGCCCCCTTCGAGGTCTTCCACTTCGGCGGCCACTGGGACGAGGACGGCCGGCACATGACGGACGCGATCCGCCGCGCGGTCGGTCGGCCGGATCTGCCGGTCCGTGGCTTCCCGTGGCCCATCGTGCGCCTCGCGGCGCCGTTCGTCACGACGTTCCGCGAGGTTCTGGAGATGCGCTATCTCTGGCGCGAGCGGGTCCAGCTCGACAACCGGAAGCTCCTCGCTTTTCTCGGAACCGAGCCTCACACGCCGATCGAACAGGCGGTGCGCACCACCTTGATCGGGTTAGGTTGCCTCGCACCGAAAGCCGGCGGCGCCTCAGGCGTCCGTACCCTCGAATAG
- a CDS encoding adenylate/guanylate cyclase domain-containing protein — protein MDTLLSVLDPSLRPHAEALRAWFLSAECHALDLEGLVTAAGEHFGALGLNIDRLGFHSRALHPAISAHGVSWLSGLGLHRFERGYDPVLPELLADPILHRVILDNRPFRGRISVESDTPFQRHMTEFGIRDLYMVPLFGNGEIVTAVAWGSRTGLGEQAVAFCDAVMSALRAAVEVRVLRDIGVTLMATYVGSRAGGLVLAGNIRRGTSTKMEAAIIFCDLRGFTALSNAIPADEVMGLLDGYFDRVVPAIEGQGGEILKFMGDGVLGVFHDPSRTPAQNCGAALRAAQGVLATLQAEISGRRLETSIALHWGTVLYGNIGAGNRLDFTVIGPAVNLTSRIEGECSPRGESVLVSDAFAARVPDARFRSIGRVALRGFAEPVELFAPLFEGTDA, from the coding sequence ATGGACACCTTGCTGTCGGTCCTAGATCCTAGCCTCCGTCCCCACGCCGAAGCGTTGCGTGCGTGGTTCCTCAGCGCCGAGTGCCACGCGCTCGACCTCGAAGGGCTAGTGACGGCCGCGGGGGAGCATTTCGGTGCGCTCGGGCTGAATATCGATCGGCTGGGATTCCATTCGCGGGCGCTTCATCCCGCCATATCGGCACACGGTGTGAGCTGGCTTTCCGGCCTCGGGCTGCATCGCTTTGAGAGGGGCTACGATCCGGTTCTACCGGAACTCCTGGCCGATCCCATCCTGCACCGCGTCATTCTCGACAACCGGCCGTTCCGCGGTCGGATCAGTGTCGAAAGCGATACCCCGTTCCAGCGCCACATGACGGAATTCGGGATCCGCGATCTCTACATGGTCCCGCTGTTCGGCAACGGGGAGATCGTCACGGCCGTGGCGTGGGGCTCGCGCACGGGCCTGGGCGAGCAGGCGGTTGCGTTCTGTGACGCCGTGATGTCGGCCCTTCGCGCCGCCGTTGAGGTCCGCGTCCTGCGCGATATCGGCGTGACGCTCATGGCCACCTATGTCGGGAGCCGGGCCGGGGGTCTCGTGCTCGCAGGAAACATCCGTCGCGGAACGTCGACGAAGATGGAAGCGGCCATCATCTTCTGCGACCTGCGCGGCTTCACCGCGCTTTCCAATGCGATTCCCGCCGACGAAGTGATGGGCCTGCTGGACGGCTATTTCGATCGGGTGGTACCGGCGATCGAGGGGCAGGGCGGTGAAATCCTCAAGTTCATGGGCGATGGGGTTCTTGGCGTCTTTCACGACCCGAGCCGGACGCCGGCGCAGAATTGCGGGGCCGCGCTGAGGGCTGCCCAGGGCGTATTGGCAACACTCCAGGCGGAAATCAGTGGCCGCCGGCTCGAAACGAGCATTGCCCTCCACTGGGGCACGGTCCTCTACGGCAATATCGGCGCGGGTAACCGGCTCGATTTCACCGTGATCGGACCAGCGGTCAACCTGACGAGCCGGATCGAAGGCGAATGCTCGCCGCGTGGCGAATCCGTGCTGGTCTCGGACGCCTTCGCCGCGCGCGTGCCGGACGCCCGGTTCCGTTCGATCGGCAGGGTCGCCCTGCGCGGCTTCGCCGAGCCCGTCGAATTGTTCGCGCCGCTATTCGAGGGTACGGACGCCTGA
- a CDS encoding arginase family protein gives MDAMTDEELERAKAEMARWYWWGIPTFFRAPWNEDPAASDIALVGVPHSSGNGSTERDQHLGPRAVRHVSALYRRGHGRFGLIPWDVARISDVGDVPLPEAMVNDVSIRHIEAFMKRFDAAGTRVVSIGGDHSITGPILKAVAGPNARLSGGRPVALVHFDSHTDTYHHLPHWLGNKRSAAHWGSYTVEEGHVDPARSTQVGIRPNVGTPGSRNASEELGYRIIGMDEYEEIGPAGVIAALRERIGDAPVYITFDLDSLDPCDAPGVSNLEPGYAGIRIGDAVRMLQGLRGLDIIGGDVVCLMPTKDSPNQITAMNAMVVMFEIVCLMADRMRARA, from the coding sequence ATGGACGCGATGACGGACGAGGAGCTCGAGCGCGCCAAGGCCGAGATGGCCCGCTGGTATTGGTGGGGCATCCCGACCTTCTTCCGCGCCCCTTGGAACGAGGATCCGGCGGCGAGCGACATCGCCCTCGTCGGCGTGCCCCATTCGTCCGGCAACGGCTCGACCGAGCGCGACCAGCATCTCGGCCCCCGCGCGGTGCGCCACGTCTCGGCGCTCTATCGCCGTGGTCACGGCCGGTTCGGCCTGATCCCCTGGGACGTCGCCCGCATTTCCGACGTCGGCGACGTGCCGCTCCCGGAGGCGATGGTCAACGACGTCAGCATCCGGCACATCGAGGCGTTCATGAAGCGCTTCGACGCGGCCGGCACCCGTGTCGTCTCGATCGGCGGCGATCATTCGATCACCGGTCCGATCCTCAAGGCGGTCGCCGGCCCGAACGCGCGGCTGAGCGGCGGGCGGCCGGTGGCGCTCGTCCACTTCGATTCCCACACCGACACCTATCACCACCTGCCGCACTGGCTCGGCAACAAGCGCTCCGCCGCCCATTGGGGCAGCTACACGGTCGAGGAGGGCCACGTCGATCCGGCCCGCTCGACCCAGGTCGGCATCCGTCCGAATGTCGGCACGCCCGGCTCGCGCAACGCGAGCGAGGAACTCGGCTACCGCATCATCGGCATGGACGAATATGAGGAGATCGGCCCGGCCGGGGTGATCGCGGCGCTCCGCGAGCGGATCGGCGATGCCCCGGTCTACATCACGTTCGATCTTGATAGCCTCGACCCCTGCGACGCGCCGGGCGTGTCGAATCTCGAACCGGGCTATGCCGGCATCCGCATCGGCGACGCGGTTCGGATGCTCCAGGGGCTTCGCGGTCTCGACATCATCGGCGGCGACGTCGTCTGCCTGATGCCGACCAAGGACAGTCCGAACCAGATCACCGCGATGAACGCCATGGTGGTGATGTTCGAGATAGTGTGCCTGATGGCCGACCGGATGCGCGCCCGCGCCTGA
- a CDS encoding ABC transporter permease: MSLSVTWSKLRWPLLVGATWAVLMFLMLPTLVAVPVSLTTERYLSLPHGAISFDHYASLVSDPSWRNSALQSLGIGIVVTVLATTLGTAAAIGLWRLSSWAAEAARVVFLAPMIVPPIVSALAFYKLFAQMRLIDTFVGVILAHTLLATPYVLITVAASLATIDLRQEQASRSLGASTWRTLRSVIVPQIMPGVTAGAVFAFIISWDEIVVTLFIAARTVYTLPRKMWDGINEAVDPTIAAAATVLFLVTMILIGLQVVREARRQ; encoded by the coding sequence ATGTCGTTGTCCGTCACCTGGTCCAAGCTGCGCTGGCCGCTCCTCGTCGGGGCGACCTGGGCGGTGCTGATGTTCCTGATGCTGCCGACGCTCGTCGCCGTGCCGGTGTCGCTCACCACCGAGCGCTATCTGTCGCTGCCGCACGGCGCGATCTCGTTCGATCATTATGCCTCGCTCGTCAGCGATCCGAGCTGGCGCAACTCGGCGCTCCAGAGCCTCGGCATCGGCATCGTCGTTACCGTCCTCGCGACGACGCTCGGGACCGCGGCGGCGATCGGCCTGTGGCGGCTGTCGTCCTGGGCGGCGGAGGCGGCGCGCGTCGTCTTCCTCGCACCGATGATCGTGCCGCCGATCGTCTCGGCGCTCGCCTTCTACAAGCTGTTCGCCCAGATGCGCCTGATCGACACCTTCGTCGGCGTCATTCTGGCCCACACGCTGCTGGCGACGCCCTATGTCCTGATCACGGTGGCGGCCTCGCTCGCCACCATCGATCTCCGGCAGGAACAGGCGTCGCGCTCGCTCGGGGCGTCGACCTGGCGGACCCTGCGCAGCGTGATCGTGCCGCAGATCATGCCGGGCGTGACCGCAGGCGCCGTGTTCGCCTTCATCATCTCCTGGGACGAGATCGTCGTGACGCTCTTCATCGCCGCGCGGACGGTCTACACCCTGCCGCGCAAGATGTGGGATGGCATCAACGAAGCCGTCGATCCGACCATCGCGGCGGCCGCGACGGTGCTGTTCCTGGTCACGATGATCCTGATCGGGCTCCAAGTGGTGCGCGAAGCGCGCCGCCAGTAG